ATCATGTTTAATTAATTGCTTTCAAATTCCTAGAACACAAAAATTTGGCCATGGCAAAGGAGAGCTATTAGCCACCAATATCCAAAGAAACCTCTatcaatttaataaatatttaactACGATTTCCGATCCACTTTGTCGCCATTTAGTTCAGCGGTCAAATATCCAACTTTCAAACCAACTTTAGCGACGAAATAATTATCTCGACAATTGTAAACCTTGTTTGAGAAAGCCTCAAACCCAATTGAACATTTTTTAGCATCAAAGAATACTTTATCTTTAGCTGATATTTCATTGATCATGCGATTTGTAAGGACCAAACCACTTGGCTTCCATGTACCTATTTCTCCTCCACGGCGGGACATGCAGTTTCATCTTTTGCATCGATAATCTTACTTCACTGCACATTAATCTCACTATTTGCTTCAACTTCTCCGGCTTTCCAACAAATACTTTGGGAAAATAATTGAGTAATGTTGTGTAAGATGTTGTAGGACGAGCAATCTCGAATTCTGCTGCTAAATTAACTTCAATAATAAAGCGATTACCATCAATATTCACATCTATATACTCATTTTCTCCTGGCAGATGCTTCCCAAACTTCTCCCACCGCGATTTGCAAAGACCTGTAACACATCAATATGCATAATTATCTTAAAATTAGCACTCATAAATTAACATGACAGGAACCTGGTAATTCACACGAAAATGACATGAACCCAGTGTATATGCAATTCTGAGAATTGTCAGGAGAAAAGAAACCGATAATTGGCGATATTACACACGATCTGATTACATAACATGAAATCGACACTAATCTGATAATTGGCAATGTATGTGCAATTCTAAGAATTACGAGGAAAAAAAGAAACTAACCAGCATCAAAGTCATGGTGGCGTAAATGAGACATCATTGCCCGCTTATTAAAGCCAAGGGAAGATTTTTCCCCAATGATCTCACAAGCAAGTTGCGTCTGAGCTCGAATTATGCTCCTGACTTCGTCGTCTTCGTCTTTATTACTAAGAAGATTCTgtaatttgttgtttttttcaGAATCAGAGCAATAATTTGGTAATTTTTCAAGGTTAGATTCGTTTTCTGGATCATGATTAGTAAAGTCTGTTTCGATAAAAGAGTTGACTAGATCGGAAAGATAGTCGGAATCTTCAGGGGAATAGTGCTCACTGACGCTGCTGCTATCGCAAAGCCTCATATGAACGGCGTCGTTGAAGACAACAGCCATCCCTTTCAACCTCATTCTCTCAAATTTAGGAGAAAACGATTGGAATATCTGGTAGTgatgattataatttatatataaaaagaaagaagagaagtcAAAACTAATTAGGAAGAGATGAAGAAAGAATGGCGATATATCCACATAAGGATGACTATATCATGTGAAAAttacttataattaataataggcgtaatacatcatttgccgtttgaacttgtctaaaaaacttgattggcccctgaactttcaaattgtttcgatagccccctgaacttacataaaatattcagttagtccctgaacttgcgtaaaatgtaatcaattgattactcgatcgtaaaaaaaataacctaaatgtgaaagatgtattccacgcatcttagaatgttattacataattaaaaaaatagattaaaaaggaagttattgcttgctcaactatacaacttgtcttctctaatattagaatcgtatactccgattttggtcattttactttttttaagactcgtggaatacatcttccgcatttaagttatatttttacgaccgagtgatcaattgattacattttatgcaagttcaaaaagctaactgaatattttatacaagttcagggagctattggaacactttaaaagttcagagagccaatcaagctttttggataagttcacgacgcaaatgatgtattaagccttgataataata
The sequence above is drawn from the Euphorbia lathyris chromosome 6, ddEupLath1.1, whole genome shotgun sequence genome and encodes:
- the LOC136234162 gene encoding uncharacterized protein, giving the protein MAVVFNDAVHMRLCDSSSVSEHYSPEDSDYLSDLVNSFIETDFTNHDPENESNLEKLPNYCSDSEKNNKLQNLLSNKDEDDEVRSIIRAQTQLACEIIGEKSSLGFNKRAMMSHLRHHDFDAGLCKSRWEKFGKHLPGENEYIDVNIDGNRFIIEVNLAAEFEIARPTTSYTTLLNYFPKVFVGKPEKLKQIVRLMCSEVRLSMQKMKLHVPPWRRNRYMEAKWFGPYKSHDQ